One window of the Zea mays cultivar B73 chromosome 3, Zm-B73-REFERENCE-NAM-5.0, whole genome shotgun sequence genome contains the following:
- the LOC100276191 gene encoding uncharacterized protein LOC100276191 precursor, whose translation MSSMKRSIASSVIVVLLVLSLEATFADAVRVIPDAPAGGAIVRLPSDGERGVTTSAAAADDKKQLRWCEHPICFPESDICFCPYTRADRTTTESGRGAKDELVHDSLVVPPRAPAPPCEHPFCIFIRGEPVCRCLDGTRPAPSSSVEMRMMMHADMERASS comes from the coding sequence ATGTCCTCCATGAAGAGAAGCATTGCGTCTAGCGTCATCGTCGTCCTACTGGTGCTCTCCCTTGAAGCCACCTTCGCTGACGCTGTCCGCGTCATACCCGACGCCCCGGCCGGCGGCGCCATCGTCCGCCTTCCGAGCGACGGCGAAAGAGGAGTGACTacttcggcggcggcggcggacgaCAAGAAGCAGCTCCGGTGGTGCGAGCACCCAATCTGCTTCCCTGAGTCCGACATCTGCTTCTGCCCCTACACCCGCGCCGACCGGACGACGACGGAGAGCGGCCGCGGCGCCAAGGACGAGCTAGTGCATGACAGTCTCGTAGTGCCGCCGCGCGCACCAGCACCACCATGCGAGCACCCGTTCTGCATTTTTATCAGGGGAGAGCCGGTGTGCAGGTGCCTCGACGGAACCCGGCCGGCCCCCAGCAGCAGCGTCGAAATGAGGATGATGATGCACGCAGACATGGAGAGAGCCAGCAGCTAG